In Musa acuminata AAA Group cultivar baxijiao chromosome BXJ3-9, Cavendish_Baxijiao_AAA, whole genome shotgun sequence, a single genomic region encodes these proteins:
- the LOC135648439 gene encoding uncharacterized protein LOC135648439 isoform X1 yields the protein MERKMVSGSPKARSWTRPWRWAKTLFFVAAMLASLLLVCAPPVFVVVLDLLLPPTLLSVSNRGSPPLSLWALPGQLKTFDFRSSLIDLPMVSALRSFLILFAFLACDGGRGLYVGITAFCSSASTAYVLIKAFTIYWVAPPQQEPRWILALAGRESPAIEALFLTSLALAIAHIAVAYRTSCRERRKLLVYRIDVEAVYDHSYILDCLPCSSRQYYAEHILAPLM from the exons ATGGAAAGGAAGATGGTAAGTGGCTCGCCCAAGGCGAGGTCATGGACTCGGCCGTGGCGATGGGCCAAGACGCTCTTCTTCGTGGCAGCCATGCTGGCGTCCCTCCTCCTCGTCTGTGCTCCCccggtgttcgtcgtcgtgcttgACCTGCTCCTGCCGCCGACCCTGCTCTCCGTCTCCAACCGCGGCTCTCCTCCTCTCTCCCTTTGGGCTCTCCCGGGACAACTGAAGACCTTCGACTTCCGCTCTTCTTTGATCGATCTGCCCATGGTTTCCGCCCTCAGATCCTTCCTCATCCTGT TTGCTTTCCTCGCCTGCGACGGGGGTCGAGGATTGTATGTGGGGATCACCGCGTTCTGCAGTTCCGCATCGACCGCTTACGTGCTGATCAAGGCGTTCACCATCTACTGGGTGGCTCCGCCGCAACAGGAGCCGCGGTGGATCCTTGCGCTCGCCGGCAGAGAATCTCCGGCTATCGAAGCGTTGTTCTTGACCTCGTTAGCCCTTGCCATCGCTCACATCGCGGTGGCCTACAGGACCAGCTGCAGGGAGAGGCGGAAGCTACTGGTCTACAGAATCGACGTCGAAGCGGTATACGACCATTCTTACATCCTTGATTGCCTTCCTTGCTCCTCCAGACAGTATTATGCTGAACACATCCTTGCCCCCCTCATGTAA
- the LOC135648439 gene encoding uncharacterized protein LOC135648439 isoform X2, which produces MERKMVSGSPKARSWTRPWRWAKTLFFVAAMLASLLLVCAPPVFVVVLDLLLPPTLLSVSNRGSPPLSLWALPGQLKTFDFRSSLIDLPMVSALRSFLILFAFLACDGGRGLYVGITAFCSSASTAYVLIKAFTIYWVAPPQQEPRWILALAGRESPAIEALFLTSLALAIAHIAVAYRTSCRERRKLLVYRIDVEAVKIKGGLIKEDSKV; this is translated from the exons ATGGAAAGGAAGATGGTAAGTGGCTCGCCCAAGGCGAGGTCATGGACTCGGCCGTGGCGATGGGCCAAGACGCTCTTCTTCGTGGCAGCCATGCTGGCGTCCCTCCTCCTCGTCTGTGCTCCCccggtgttcgtcgtcgtgcttgACCTGCTCCTGCCGCCGACCCTGCTCTCCGTCTCCAACCGCGGCTCTCCTCCTCTCTCCCTTTGGGCTCTCCCGGGACAACTGAAGACCTTCGACTTCCGCTCTTCTTTGATCGATCTGCCCATGGTTTCCGCCCTCAGATCCTTCCTCATCCTGT TTGCTTTCCTCGCCTGCGACGGGGGTCGAGGATTGTATGTGGGGATCACCGCGTTCTGCAGTTCCGCATCGACCGCTTACGTGCTGATCAAGGCGTTCACCATCTACTGGGTGGCTCCGCCGCAACAGGAGCCGCGGTGGATCCTTGCGCTCGCCGGCAGAGAATCTCCGGCTATCGAAGCGTTGTTCTTGACCTCGTTAGCCCTTGCCATCGCTCACATCGCGGTGGCCTACAGGACCAGCTGCAGGGAGAGGCGGAAGCTACTGGTCTACAGAATCGACGTCGAAGCG GTTAAGATAAAGGGAGGTCTGATCAAGGAAGACAGCAAAGTGTGA